ATATTAATTATTGATTCCATAGCATCAGAATAGATAGCTACGGATTTGGTTATAAAAAAAGCAGTTAGTTTAAATACAAAAATTAAGATGCTTATAAAGAAACTTAAAAGAGTTAACCTTATAGCTTTTGATTTAAAAGTAGAAATATTACTGTTCATTTAAACTACCCTTTTAGATTTGCAAAATATTCAGTTTTTTTCCACTGTTGCCTGGATGTTTTTAATAAAACTTAAGAAATTTTTTCTTGTATAGAGATCAATCCTGATTGTTGTTTCTCCAGCACAATTAGGTTCTAAAGGAGCAAGTAGTTCTTTTAGGGTTATATTAAACATTAAGTTTATATGGCGGAGGAGGCGGGATTCGAACCCGCGGTACGGGTTTTAGCCCGTACATGCGATTTCCAGTCGCACCCCTTCGTCCACTCGGGCACTCCTCCAATTTAGTACTTTTTACTAATTTTAAGACCTGATTTTAATTTTGCAATACTAAGAAGTTATCTATTTTAAATAGCTCTTGAGCAAATTTAAAATTTTTTCTGTAGCTCCAGTTTTTTGCTTTAAAATCTGATAAGCTTTTTCGCCTAATTCAATTCTTTTATCAGGATTTTTGAGCAAATCTTCCAATAAATCTTTTAATTCTTCTTTTTCTGTCTGTAAACAAGCACCTCTTTCTAAAAACTCTTCTATAAAAGGGAAATTTTCCATAGAGGGTCCAAAAATTACAGGTTTTTTCCAATAAATAGCTTCTAAAGGATTTTGCCCTCCATGAGGAATAAAACTTCCCCCAATAATAGCAATATCAGCTATTCTATAAAGGGACCCTAAAATTCCCATCCGATCTACTAAAATAATAATTTTAAAATAGCTTCTCATATCTAAAGGTAATTCGCTTAATTTGTAAAAACCTATTTCATTTTTTTCATCAATCATAGAATTTATAATCCTTTCTACTTCTTTATATCTTTCTGGATGTCTTGGAACAATGAAAAGAGAAGAAGGAATAGGAATTTTTAAAAATGTTTCAGTAATTAATTTTTCTTCTGGAAAGTGGGTACTTCCAGCTACAATAATAGGACGAGGAACTAAATTTTCCCATAAAAAGGAAATGTAAGGTATTTCTATATCAAATTTAGTATTTCCAGTAACTACAATTTTGTCTTCAGGAGCTCCTAAATCTTTAAACCTATTTTTATATTTTTCATCTTGAACAGCTATTAAAGAAAAACTGCTTAAAATTGGCTTCAAGAAAAACTTTATTTTTTTATATCTTCTGAAGGATTTATCACTAATTCTTGCATTTATTAAAAATACAGGTATTTTTTTTGAAGAGATTAAAATCAAATTAGGCCAAATTTCAGTTTCTGCAATAAGTAAAGCAGATGGATTAAAAGTTCTTAAAGTCCTTTTTATAGCAAAAGGGCAATCTAAGGGAAGATAAATGATTTTAACTGGAAGATCTTTAAATCTTTGAGAAGCAACTTGATTTCCAGTATCAGTAATAGTACTAAGAAGGATATCATATTCCTTAGCCAAACTTTTTATTAAACTTGAGATAGCAATCACTTCTCCTACAGAAACAGCATGTATCCAAACAACTTTCCTTTGCGAAATAAAATCTGTTTTGGTAAAAAGAGCTAATTTATCTTTAAGCCATTTTTTTCTTAATTGAGAAGGTCTTTTAAAAAATTCCTTAGGTAAAAAAAATCCATTAACTAAGTAATATAAAAAGGTGTAAAGTTGAAAAATCATTTTAAAATTCCTATTAGTGCAA
The window above is part of the Thermodesulfobacterium geofontis OPF15 genome. Proteins encoded here:
- a CDS encoding 3-deoxy-D-manno-octulosonic acid transferase, with protein sequence MIFQLYTFLYYLVNGFFLPKEFFKRPSQLRKKWLKDKLALFTKTDFISQRKVVWIHAVSVGEVIAISSLIKSLAKEYDILLSTITDTGNQVASQRFKDLPVKIIYLPLDCPFAIKRTLRTFNPSALLIAETEIWPNLILISSKKIPVFLINARISDKSFRRYKKIKFFLKPILSSFSLIAVQDEKYKNRFKDLGAPEDKIVVTGNTKFDIEIPYISFLWENLVPRPIIVAGSTHFPEEKLITETFLKIPIPSSLFIVPRHPERYKEVERIINSMIDEKNEIGFYKLSELPLDMRSYFKIIILVDRMGILGSLYRIADIAIIGGSFIPHGGQNPLEAIYWKKPVIFGPSMENFPFIEEFLERGACLQTEKEELKDLLEDLLKNPDKRIELGEKAYQILKQKTGATEKILNLLKSYLK